The stretch of DNA AAACTCTCGCCTACCCAATTCAGGAAAAAATACCTTAAATAATCCAATTTATACCTTCTTTTCTCCATTTTACTTGATTATCCTTTACCGTTACTTTGTATCCGGATAACAATCAATACGAAGTAAGATGATCGATGTAACAGAAAGATTAAAAAGGATACAGACTCCTTATGTCCGGGCAGATCTTCACAAATGTGAAGCCTGCTGGAGATGTGTCGGTGTATGCCCAGAAAAGATAATCGGTAAAGTAGGGTTATTATGGCACAAGCATATTGTTTTTAAAGATTCCGATAATTGTTCGGGATGCAGGAAATGTATCAGGGCATGTCCTTACGGAGTATTCACCCAACAAAT from Bacteroidales bacterium encodes:
- a CDS encoding 4Fe-4S binding protein, with the protein product MIDVTERLKRIQTPYVRADLHKCEACWRCVGVCPEKIIGKVGLLWHKHIVFKDSDNCSGCRKCIRACPYGVFTQQI